A window of the Halostagnicola kamekurae genome harbors these coding sequences:
- a CDS encoding carbohydrate ABC transporter permease, whose protein sequence is MSQNEPPGGIFGLSYDSETRAFEALKLVSTAIIVLVGVWPIYWIAQLAFTDYETVENVVTVFPTQDIFTLGNFSVLTQPEMYTYMINTVVVAIGTIVTVVLVSLVAGYGLARLEFPYKEHFARVLLIGYLFSPIVIGIPLYQIWQNIGLLRTRVGLIIALSAISMPFSVWLMWKYIMTIPEAHEEAAWVDGASRWRGFRDVVVPQCRPAIIAAALFAFALAWNDFTFAEILLPETDTTTFAPGILRAMGQAQFLPDAYLMAISLAMTLPPLLFAYFMQSYLLKGFQVRAL, encoded by the coding sequence ATGAGCCAAAACGAACCACCGGGAGGCATCTTCGGCCTCTCCTACGACAGCGAAACCCGCGCCTTCGAAGCACTGAAACTCGTCAGCACCGCGATCATCGTACTCGTCGGCGTCTGGCCAATCTACTGGATCGCCCAGCTGGCTTTCACCGATTACGAGACGGTCGAGAACGTTGTCACGGTTTTCCCCACGCAGGACATCTTCACACTCGGTAATTTTTCCGTGTTGACACAGCCGGAGATGTACACCTACATGATCAACACGGTCGTGGTCGCCATCGGGACCATCGTGACGGTCGTCCTCGTGTCGCTGGTCGCCGGCTACGGCCTCGCGAGACTGGAGTTCCCATACAAGGAGCACTTCGCTCGAGTCCTCCTCATCGGCTATCTCTTCAGCCCGATCGTCATCGGAATTCCGCTCTATCAGATCTGGCAGAACATCGGGCTGCTCAGAACTCGTGTCGGGCTCATCATCGCCCTGTCTGCGATCTCCATGCCCTTCTCGGTCTGGCTGATGTGGAAGTACATCATGACGATCCCAGAGGCCCACGAGGAGGCAGCGTGGGTCGATGGCGCATCACGGTGGCGCGGTTTTCGAGACGTGGTCGTGCCCCAGTGTCGGCCGGCGATCATCGCCGCGGCGCTGTTCGCGTTCGCGCTCGCCTGGAACGACTTCACGTTCGCTGAGATCCTCCTGCCCGAGACCGACACCACGACGTTCGCACCCGGAATCCTCCGGGCGATGGGACAGGCGCAGTTCCTGCCCGACGCCTACCTGATGGCGATCTCGCTGGCCATGACGCTCCCACCGCTCCTGTTCGCCTACTTCATGCAGAGCTACCTGCTGAAGGGGTTCCAGGTCAGAGCGCTGTGA
- a CDS encoding carbohydrate ABC transporter permease encodes MASETGKSVRTGRAYVPWDDLPVRRETVVGVATVLPVIVLYLLIAALPIAFAFWASLHNIHTLNPEWQWAGFSNYREVLNISTFWGSLWRGIVYMVGSTLLQLAVGLWMALVLNRITRGQKLLTAVVFTAYLIPTIIVSLVAMRIFDPAGGVFQMIGAEWFGLWGTQEAPLGSRDWAMQLLILIGTWKFAVFVTIFTLAQLRAIPDRFYEAAKICGANRWQMFRDITLPRLMGIVTVVVLLRSVFMFNKFDIIWQLTEGGPGNATTTLPILAYKTVYTEQAYGLANAISVVMFLFLLASAIIYFKLFNPSEEVETTT; translated from the coding sequence ATGGCCAGTGAGACCGGAAAATCGGTACGAACCGGCAGGGCGTACGTTCCGTGGGACGACCTCCCGGTACGGCGAGAGACGGTCGTCGGGGTCGCGACCGTTCTGCCCGTCATCGTCCTGTACCTACTCATCGCGGCGCTCCCGATCGCGTTCGCGTTCTGGGCATCGTTACACAACATCCACACGCTCAACCCCGAGTGGCAGTGGGCTGGCTTCTCGAACTACCGCGAGGTCCTGAACATCTCCACGTTCTGGGGCTCGCTGTGGCGAGGGATCGTCTACATGGTCGGCAGTACGCTCCTCCAACTCGCCGTCGGGCTCTGGATGGCGCTTGTGCTCAATCGCATCACCCGCGGGCAGAAACTGCTCACCGCGGTGGTCTTTACTGCCTATCTGATCCCGACGATCATCGTTTCGCTGGTGGCGATGCGGATCTTCGATCCGGCCGGCGGCGTCTTCCAGATGATAGGAGCCGAGTGGTTCGGCCTGTGGGGCACACAGGAGGCGCCGCTCGGCTCTCGAGACTGGGCCATGCAACTGCTGATCCTCATCGGCACCTGGAAATTCGCCGTCTTCGTTACCATCTTCACGCTCGCGCAACTGCGCGCGATTCCGGACCGGTTCTACGAGGCGGCCAAGATCTGCGGCGCGAACCGATGGCAGATGTTCCGAGACATCACGCTGCCGCGTCTCATGGGTATCGTGACGGTCGTCGTCTTGCTCCGTTCGGTCTTCATGTTCAACAAGTTCGATATCATCTGGCAGCTCACGGAGGGCGGACCCGGCAACGCGACGACCACCCTGCCGATACTGGCCTACAAGACCGTCTACACGGAACAGGCCTACGGACTCGCCAACGCAATTTCCGTCGTCATGTTCCTGTTCTTGCTCGCGTCGGCGATCATCTACTTCAAACTGTTCAATCCCAGCGAGGAGGTCGAAACAACCACATGA
- a CDS encoding ABC transporter substrate-binding protein, whose protein sequence is MTRDTINRRRVLTGAGVGIASAIAGCIGGGGGSDGVHFITDYYTGPWESLWEELESAFTDETDIAMNIEEGGMSGTQEGRLSQLIQAGTPPDANTSTFDQVADIWETDQLETVNDVVASIEEVNGEINTEAFLGEGDELYQIPHGLYVSNFQYRADVYDELGLEEPETFDDVLENAQVIDDSEEYPNMRGYGLAGAPTGKSQDELLVLLASAGISGIGLRWSDPDAREELEVWWPEETVTEVLQYAKDLAEYSPDPTSIGWSSSLSSWVQGNYGQCYHLNCWPIGVTAQQAEANDSDELRAVAENTEVIPYPMLDGVDPDENWLSSPAPDGYHIFAGGERPGDAKEWFEWLYADSMERTVSFYQTDPGRFLPTYADVLGSDEFQNQDIFEAHPHLLEKLEYVQDEIWGNHYGSVDEANTSSPESLYMQRQWFYGEMINRVVTESDSVQEAYDWGYEQLEEAFSEAQDTFG, encoded by the coding sequence ATGACACGGGATACTATCAACAGGCGTCGGGTACTTACGGGAGCAGGTGTCGGAATCGCTTCGGCGATCGCGGGGTGTATAGGTGGCGGCGGCGGCAGCGATGGCGTCCACTTCATCACGGACTATTACACCGGTCCCTGGGAGAGTCTCTGGGAGGAACTCGAGTCGGCGTTCACCGACGAGACGGACATCGCCATGAACATCGAGGAGGGCGGTATGTCCGGAACGCAGGAGGGGCGACTCTCGCAGTTGATTCAGGCCGGCACGCCGCCGGACGCGAACACCTCGACGTTCGATCAGGTGGCCGATATCTGGGAGACAGACCAGCTCGAAACTGTAAACGACGTGGTAGCGTCGATCGAGGAAGTCAACGGGGAGATAAACACCGAGGCGTTCCTCGGGGAGGGTGACGAACTCTATCAGATCCCACACGGGCTGTACGTGTCTAACTTCCAGTACCGAGCGGATGTCTACGACGAACTCGGACTCGAGGAACCCGAGACGTTCGACGATGTCCTCGAGAACGCACAGGTCATCGACGATTCAGAGGAGTACCCCAACATGCGCGGGTACGGACTCGCCGGTGCACCGACCGGCAAGAGTCAGGACGAACTCCTCGTCCTCCTAGCGAGCGCTGGCATCTCGGGGATCGGCCTTCGCTGGAGCGATCCGGACGCCCGCGAGGAACTCGAGGTCTGGTGGCCCGAGGAGACGGTGACCGAGGTGTTGCAGTACGCCAAGGACCTCGCCGAGTATTCGCCCGATCCGACGAGCATCGGCTGGTCCAGTTCGCTCAGCAGTTGGGTCCAGGGGAACTACGGCCAGTGTTATCACCTCAACTGCTGGCCGATCGGCGTCACCGCACAGCAGGCCGAAGCGAACGACAGTGACGAGTTGCGCGCGGTGGCCGAGAACACCGAGGTCATCCCGTACCCGATGCTCGACGGAGTCGACCCGGACGAGAACTGGCTGTCCTCGCCGGCCCCCGACGGGTATCACATCTTCGCCGGCGGTGAGCGGCCGGGCGACGCCAAGGAGTGGTTCGAGTGGCTCTACGCCGATAGTATGGAGCGGACCGTCAGCTTTTACCAGACGGATCCTGGCCGGTTCCTGCCGACCTACGCCGACGTGCTCGGATCGGACGAGTTCCAGAACCAGGACATCTTCGAGGCGCATCCTCACTTGCTCGAGAAACTCGAGTACGTTCAAGACGAGATCTGGGGGAACCACTACGGCAGCGTCGACGAGGCAAACACCTCCTCGCCGGAGTCGCTTTACATGCAGCGCCAGTGGTTCTACGGCGAGATGATCAACCGCGTGGTCACCGAGTCCGACTCCGTTCAGGAGGCCTACGACTGGGGCTACGAACAACTCGAAGAGGCCTTCTCGGAGGCCCAGGACACGTTCGGATAG
- a CDS encoding molybdopterin-dependent oxidoreductase: MVKTRIRGAVARVRPRLPAVAVAFAAGLAAVGGSYLSVGRRPAFVATPFDRLVVVLSPDALVTFAITQLGTLGHRLAFLTAIAATGAVFGLVTVPGAAFVLARGPVSRVLSRGSATIVLGATLGAVPPGLLAYGLTRSGLSALGAAGGAEFALLATAGTTALVAGEDPPTGSLARRRVLGAVGSAIGVGALGLFVRGTNEESFPSPLEIPADARPEVRELLEQAKAQSFDVEGLEPLVSTDFYEVDIGNVDPDVDREEWSLSITGAVGESAEYDFEAIEGMTLADRFATLRCVGDQLNGWQMDTALWSGVPVRRLLEAAEPEGDRVILHGADGYYNEFPLEALWSGLLAYRMNGRPLPRAHGAPVRALVPGHWGEINVKWLTEIEVRDEDTTGYWEHRGWHGTGPVNTVAKLWQTHSLGSGRFEVAGHAYAGTRGIGAVEVSTDGGDTWVDAELSDPLPGEDVWRQWCHEYGAGGRHEVIVRARDGDGNLQIPEKDGPRPDGATGWVSETVTPQ, from the coding sequence ATGGTGAAGACACGCATTCGAGGCGCAGTCGCCCGGGTGCGTCCGCGACTCCCCGCGGTCGCAGTCGCGTTCGCCGCGGGACTGGCCGCAGTGGGAGGATCCTACCTGTCCGTGGGTCGACGGCCGGCCTTCGTCGCGACGCCGTTCGATCGACTCGTGGTGGTGCTCAGCCCGGACGCCCTCGTGACCTTCGCGATCACGCAGCTCGGAACGCTGGGCCATCGGCTGGCGTTCCTGACGGCCATCGCGGCGACCGGCGCGGTCTTCGGTCTGGTCACCGTACCCGGCGCGGCGTTCGTGCTCGCTCGAGGCCCCGTATCCCGCGTGCTGTCTCGCGGGAGCGCCACGATCGTCCTCGGCGCGACACTCGGAGCGGTCCCGCCGGGCCTCCTCGCGTACGGACTAACGCGCTCGGGGTTGTCGGCGCTCGGCGCGGCCGGCGGAGCGGAATTCGCCCTGCTCGCGACCGCCGGGACGACCGCGCTCGTCGCTGGCGAGGACCCTCCCACCGGATCGCTCGCCCGGCGGCGCGTCCTCGGAGCCGTCGGATCGGCGATCGGCGTGGGCGCGCTCGGCCTCTTCGTCCGCGGAACCAACGAGGAATCGTTCCCCTCTCCCCTCGAGATCCCAGCGGACGCCCGACCCGAGGTACGGGAGTTGCTCGAGCAGGCGAAAGCGCAGTCGTTCGACGTCGAGGGCCTCGAGCCGCTGGTCAGTACGGACTTCTACGAGGTCGACATCGGCAACGTCGACCCCGACGTCGACCGCGAGGAGTGGTCGCTCTCGATCACCGGCGCGGTCGGCGAGAGCGCAGAGTACGACTTCGAGGCCATCGAGGGCATGACCCTAGCGGACCGGTTCGCGACCCTGCGATGCGTCGGCGACCAGCTCAACGGCTGGCAGATGGACACCGCGCTCTGGAGCGGCGTGCCCGTCCGGCGTCTCCTCGAGGCGGCGGAACCGGAGGGCGATCGCGTCATTTTACACGGCGCGGACGGCTACTACAACGAGTTCCCGCTCGAGGCCCTGTGGTCGGGGCTACTGGCCTACCGGATGAACGGGCGACCGCTGCCGCGAGCACACGGCGCGCCGGTTCGCGCGCTCGTTCCGGGCCACTGGGGCGAGATCAACGTGAAGTGGCTGACCGAGATCGAGGTTCGCGACGAAGACACCACGGGCTACTGGGAGCACCGGGGCTGGCACGGCACCGGCCCGGTCAACACCGTCGCCAAGCTCTGGCAGACCCACTCCCTGGGAAGTGGCCGCTTCGAGGTGGCCGGTCACGCCTACGCCGGCACCAGAGGTATCGGGGCGGTCGAGGTTTCGACCGATGGGGGCGACACCTGGGTCGACGCCGAACTCTCCGATCCCCTTCCTGGCGAGGACGTCTGGCGACAGTGGTGCCACGAGTACGGGGCGGGCGGGCGTCACGAAGTAATCGTTCGAGCCCGTGACGGCGACGGGAACCTGCAGATTCCCGAGAAGGACGGTCCGCGTCCCGACGGTGCCACCGGCTGGGTTTCCGAGACCGTCACACCGCAGTGA
- a CDS encoding MFS transporter, whose translation MSEESIYSTAEIRTIALAVIAGVFFGGVATGVAFPTLPLLDERLVISALILSVILSANRIARLFMNTPAGTIIDRIGARTPMIFGLFTQALAPFGYVVGLHAPPTDLGTVPILGDVSLPGVVFVVSRLFWGVGSAFVFIGAFATITYVTTADNRGRWVGYMRGGQSLGFPTGLVLGGLLTDLASMQTAFLTAGFLALLAGTVATLVLPDVHAGADGRAAKLREVPALLAANPTVVLIGYGNFAVRFLWGGIVLSTLARYASDYGLELSTLGAAGISGIVMGLGVITSGSMTVVTGWASDMVSDRTLLTVPAFLSMGAGFLIIAYVPTLEALLGAIVLVGAGMGAAAPAMLAIVGDLTPGDELGRMGGVYQVMGDVGLSLGPLVAIPAVDLWFGYQLTYILCAALVFSCLTVVSLPLLRNPEVSRAGVKAD comes from the coding sequence ATGTCTGAAGAGTCAATCTACTCGACGGCGGAGATCAGGACCATCGCGCTGGCGGTCATCGCCGGCGTGTTCTTCGGCGGCGTCGCGACCGGCGTCGCGTTCCCGACGCTGCCGCTGCTCGACGAGCGACTTGTCATCTCCGCGCTCATCCTGAGCGTGATCCTCTCGGCCAACCGTATCGCGCGGCTGTTCATGAACACGCCCGCCGGGACGATCATCGACCGGATCGGCGCGCGGACCCCGATGATCTTCGGCCTCTTCACGCAGGCGCTGGCCCCCTTCGGCTACGTCGTCGGCCTCCACGCGCCGCCGACCGATCTGGGAACGGTGCCGATACTCGGGGACGTGTCGCTTCCGGGCGTCGTATTCGTCGTCTCGCGGCTGTTCTGGGGCGTCGGCAGCGCGTTCGTCTTCATCGGCGCGTTCGCGACGATCACGTACGTCACGACGGCCGACAACCGCGGCCGGTGGGTCGGCTACATGCGCGGGGGCCAGTCGCTCGGCTTCCCGACCGGGCTCGTCCTCGGCGGCCTCCTGACGGATCTCGCGAGCATGCAAACGGCGTTTCTCACCGCCGGGTTCCTCGCGTTGCTCGCCGGCACCGTCGCGACGCTCGTCCTGCCCGACGTCCACGCCGGCGCGGACGGGCGGGCCGCGAAGCTCCGCGAGGTCCCCGCGCTGCTCGCCGCCAACCCGACCGTCGTCCTGATCGGCTACGGCAACTTCGCCGTCCGCTTTCTCTGGGGCGGGATCGTCCTCTCGACGCTGGCCCGCTACGCCAGCGACTACGGCCTCGAGCTCTCTACGCTCGGTGCGGCCGGCATCAGCGGGATCGTGATGGGGCTGGGCGTGATCACCTCGGGGTCGATGACGGTCGTCACCGGCTGGGCGTCAGACATGGTCAGCGACCGGACGCTGCTGACGGTGCCCGCGTTCCTCTCGATGGGCGCGGGCTTTCTGATCATCGCCTACGTCCCGACGCTCGAGGCGCTGCTCGGAGCGATCGTTCTCGTCGGCGCGGGCATGGGCGCTGCCGCGCCTGCGATGTTGGCGATCGTGGGCGATCTGACGCCGGGCGACGAACTCGGGCGAATGGGCGGCGTCTACCAGGTGATGGGCGACGTCGGCCTCAGCCTCGGGCCCCTCGTCGCCATCCCCGCGGTGGACCTCTGGTTCGGCTACCAGCTGACCTACATTCTGTGTGCGGCGCTCGTCTTCAGTTGTCTGACGGTCGTCTCGCTGCCGCTGCTACGCAACCCCGAAGTCTCGCGGGCGGGCGTGAAAGCGGATTGA
- a CDS encoding MaoC family dehydratase, with protein sequence MPNRPIEELEAMVGDSRATTEKFRIEPGKVEEFARAITADDAVFRDKSVAADRGHDRVPAPLTYSQVARFPRYTPDDVDGKGFDLAFQPEYVIHGEQAYEYERPVYVGDVLEGTTTLADVFQREGGRAGTMTFAVLETEYRTPDGELVLIDRSTAIETEGAIDDESSMDDEDAAENDADGSASDEGAELDSATADAAPETPGSTVDEFERVRTVDGLEPGATGPTVVVEDLERKHFVKYAGASGDFNPIHYDEPYATAAGNESVFGPGMFTASVTSRVVANWFDLRDVTSFGVRFQSRVFPGDTVVASGEVAGIDADAGTVETELEARTVAGETLLTGTATADLE encoded by the coding sequence ATGCCGAATAGACCCATCGAGGAACTCGAGGCGATGGTCGGCGACTCCCGAGCCACCACCGAAAAGTTCCGCATCGAACCCGGCAAAGTCGAGGAGTTCGCCCGAGCGATCACGGCCGACGATGCCGTCTTCCGTGACAAATCGGTCGCCGCCGACCGGGGCCACGACCGCGTCCCTGCGCCGCTGACCTACTCGCAGGTCGCTCGCTTCCCGCGGTACACCCCCGACGATGTCGACGGCAAAGGCTTCGACCTCGCCTTCCAGCCGGAGTACGTCATCCACGGCGAGCAGGCTTACGAGTACGAACGCCCCGTCTACGTCGGCGATGTCCTCGAGGGAACGACCACGCTCGCGGACGTCTTCCAGCGCGAGGGCGGCCGCGCGGGGACGATGACCTTCGCCGTTCTCGAGACCGAGTACCGGACGCCGGATGGCGAACTCGTCCTGATCGACCGCTCGACGGCGATCGAGACCGAAGGAGCGATCGACGACGAGAGCTCGATGGACGACGAGGACGCGGCCGAGAACGACGCCGACGGGTCTGCCAGCGACGAGGGGGCCGAACTCGACAGCGCCACCGCCGACGCGGCCCCCGAGACTCCCGGATCGACAGTCGACGAGTTCGAGCGCGTTCGAACGGTCGACGGACTCGAGCCCGGCGCGACCGGTCCGACGGTCGTCGTCGAGGACCTCGAGCGCAAGCACTTCGTGAAGTACGCCGGCGCGAGCGGCGACTTCAATCCGATCCACTACGACGAGCCCTACGCGACGGCGGCGGGCAACGAGAGCGTCTTCGGCCCGGGGATGTTCACCGCCAGCGTCACCTCGCGGGTCGTCGCCAACTGGTTCGACCTGCGGGACGTGACGAGCTTCGGCGTTCGGTTCCAGTCGAGGGTCTTCCCCGGCGACACCGTCGTCGCGAGCGGCGAAGTCGCCGGGATCGACGCCGATGCGGGCACGGTGGAGACGGAACTCGAGGCGCGGACGGTAGCGGGTGAAACGCTGCTGACCGGAACTGCGACGGCCGACCTCGAGTAG
- a CDS encoding Zn-ribbon domain-containing OB-fold protein: MTGRVEDCREEWDGPVPVPTGATVPFWEGTLEGELRYQACDCGHRQLYPRAVCTVCGAEDPPFEDSEGVGTIYTYTVCHVPGEPGFGDRTPYIVGAIDLAEGPRLLALLDADPDNLEIDAAVGVTFWRVSDEAAIPVFAPE, encoded by the coding sequence ATGACCGGACGAGTCGAGGACTGCCGCGAGGAGTGGGACGGCCCGGTTCCGGTCCCGACCGGCGCGACGGTCCCGTTCTGGGAGGGAACCCTCGAGGGCGAACTGCGCTACCAGGCCTGCGACTGCGGCCACCGCCAGCTCTACCCACGGGCGGTCTGTACCGTCTGCGGCGCCGAGGACCCGCCGTTCGAGGACAGCGAGGGCGTCGGAACGATCTACACCTACACCGTCTGTCACGTCCCCGGCGAACCCGGGTTCGGTGATCGGACGCCGTATATCGTCGGCGCGATAGACCTCGCGGAGGGTCCCCGCCTGCTCGCCCTGCTCGACGCCGATCCCGACAACCTCGAGATCGATGCGGCGGTCGGCGTCACGTTCTGGCGAGTCTCCGACGAGGCGGCGATTCCGGTGTTCGCGCCGGAGTAG
- a CDS encoding acetyl-CoA acetyltransferase, with protein MAEPVIVGVAESELGETPDRNWLDNAAIATVRAVEDAGCTLESVDGIAVAGGEDYMPALLLSEYLDLDDPSFLEGTEIGGSSFEHFCGHVRDAMVRGETDVVVVAYGSTSKTGPDRDRSLAETHPVDGFVRPTGLFRPPGAYAMAARRHMHEYGTTEEQLAEIAVATREWAAMNPKAAQREPISIDDVLESRPIAEPFTLLDCCLVSDGGGAVVLVSEAKARELGVPEIAVAGVASTSTHRQDISEMPDMTTTGAAVTGPKAFAQAGITHDDVDVAEIYDSFTYTALVTLEDLGFCEKGDGGEFVSGGTTAPGGELPMNTQSGGLSYCHPGHFGVFVLIEAARQLRGDYEGNRQVDDAEVAVAHGTGGVLSSSSTVVLRRES; from the coding sequence GTGGCTGAACCGGTCATCGTAGGCGTCGCCGAGAGCGAGCTCGGCGAGACGCCCGACCGGAACTGGCTGGACAACGCCGCCATCGCAACCGTGCGCGCCGTAGAGGACGCCGGCTGCACCCTCGAGTCGGTCGACGGCATCGCGGTCGCCGGCGGCGAGGACTACATGCCCGCGCTATTGCTGTCCGAGTACCTCGATCTCGACGACCCCTCGTTCCTCGAGGGGACGGAGATCGGGGGCTCGTCGTTCGAGCACTTCTGCGGGCACGTCCGTGACGCGATGGTCCGTGGGGAGACGGACGTGGTAGTCGTCGCCTACGGCTCCACGAGCAAGACCGGCCCGGACCGGGACCGATCGCTCGCGGAGACCCATCCCGTCGACGGCTTCGTTCGACCGACGGGGCTCTTCCGGCCGCCCGGTGCCTACGCGATGGCGGCGCGCCGGCACATGCACGAGTACGGCACGACCGAGGAACAGCTCGCGGAGATCGCCGTCGCGACCCGCGAGTGGGCCGCGATGAATCCGAAAGCGGCCCAGCGAGAGCCGATTTCGATCGACGACGTGCTCGAGTCCCGACCGATCGCAGAGCCCTTTACCCTGCTCGACTGCTGTCTCGTCTCCGACGGTGGCGGCGCGGTCGTGCTGGTGAGCGAGGCGAAAGCGCGGGAACTCGGCGTTCCGGAGATCGCCGTCGCGGGCGTCGCCTCGACGAGCACCCACCGCCAGGACATCAGCGAAATGCCGGACATGACGACCACTGGGGCGGCGGTGACGGGACCGAAGGCGTTCGCGCAAGCTGGAATCACCCACGACGACGTCGATGTCGCCGAAATATACGACTCATTTACCTACACCGCGCTGGTCACCCTCGAGGACCTGGGCTTCTGCGAGAAGGGCGACGGCGGCGAGTTCGTCTCCGGCGGCACGACCGCCCCCGGCGGCGAGCTGCCGATGAACACGCAGAGCGGCGGGCTCTCGTACTGCCACCCCGGCCACTTCGGCGTCTTCGTTCTCATCGAGGCCGCCCGCCAGCTCCGGGGCGACTACGAGGGCAATCGGCAGGTCGACGACGCTGAGGTGGCCGTCGCCCACGGTACCGGCGGTGTGCTCTCCTCGAGCAGTACCGTTGTCCTCCGGAGGGAATCATGA
- a CDS encoding class I adenylate-forming enzyme family protein, giving the protein MNLADVTEDGREGNVARLHDETAQLHGDAQAIEYHGRARTHDDLRTESARFAGGLADLGIEPGDIMLQYLPNCPPYLIGALGAFKAGVVVSPVNPQYRKRELTYQLEDTDASVVLTHEAVAPHLEEALEAIDREPVIISVGGDSDDIHAFDDVRGEERFVERADDDVALLPYTSGTTGKPKGVQLTHRNFRAQTFVTLSQEQAVADEDVRSLVWLPLYHITGFTHTAWQPLVRGGSVYLRSAANWDGDAAMELIETEEISHYVGVTAMYVDMINSEKFGAFDLTSLESVSEGGAKMSVAVQEEFEETAGVELSEGYGLTETTGATHTQSGSTFGLRHGTIGQPTRMTEAVIVDGSGETVGIGEEGELLVRGPSVMKGYHGMPAATEESFTEDGFFRTGDIARRDADNYYEIVDRKKHMINSAGYNIYPSELEEVLAEHEAVAEGAVVGIPDERRNEVPKAYVVTTPGVEAGEDVTGEEITEYFLDKVASYKHPREVEFIEELPRTTSGKIQKYKLEERTEG; this is encoded by the coding sequence ATGAATTTGGCAGACGTTACCGAGGATGGCAGAGAAGGGAACGTGGCCCGCCTCCACGACGAGACAGCCCAACTGCACGGCGACGCCCAGGCCATCGAGTACCACGGACGGGCGCGTACCCACGACGACCTGCGGACCGAAAGCGCCCGGTTCGCCGGCGGGCTGGCGGACCTCGGAATCGAGCCCGGAGATATCATGCTCCAGTACCTCCCGAACTGTCCGCCGTACCTGATCGGCGCGCTCGGTGCGTTCAAGGCCGGTGTCGTCGTCTCGCCGGTCAATCCCCAGTACCGCAAACGGGAACTGACCTATCAACTCGAGGATACCGACGCCTCGGTCGTCCTGACCCACGAGGCCGTCGCGCCCCACCTCGAGGAAGCCCTTGAGGCGATCGACCGGGAACCGGTGATCATCTCGGTCGGCGGCGATAGTGACGACATCCACGCTTTCGACGACGTTCGCGGCGAGGAGCGATTCGTCGAACGGGCCGACGACGACGTGGCCCTCCTGCCGTACACCTCGGGAACCACGGGCAAACCCAAGGGAGTCCAACTGACTCACCGGAACTTTCGGGCCCAGACGTTCGTGACCCTCTCGCAGGAGCAGGCGGTCGCGGACGAGGACGTCAGGAGCCTCGTCTGGCTCCCGCTCTATCACATCACCGGCTTCACGCACACCGCCTGGCAACCCCTCGTCCGGGGCGGCAGCGTCTACCTGCGCAGCGCCGCGAACTGGGACGGCGACGCCGCCATGGAACTGATCGAGACGGAGGAGATCAGCCACTACGTCGGCGTCACCGCGATGTACGTCGATATGATAAACAGCGAGAAGTTCGGGGCGTTCGACCTGACCAGTCTCGAATCGGTCTCCGAGGGCGGGGCGAAGATGTCCGTCGCCGTCCAGGAGGAATTCGAGGAGACCGCCGGCGTCGAGCTGTCGGAGGGGTACGGGCTCACCGAAACCACCGGCGCGACCCACACCCAGAGCGGTTCGACATTCGGCCTCCGCCACGGGACGATCGGCCAACCGACCCGGATGACCGAGGCCGTGATCGTCGACGGAAGCGGCGAGACGGTCGGCATCGGTGAGGAGGGCGAACTCCTGGTGCGCGGCCCGTCGGTGATGAAAGGCTACCACGGCATGCCCGCAGCAACCGAGGAGTCGTTCACCGAGGACGGCTTCTTCCGGACCGGCGATATCGCCCGCCGGGACGCCGACAACTACTACGAGATCGTCGACCGGAAGAAGCACATGATCAACTCAGCGGGCTACAACATCTACCCCAGCGAACTCGAGGAGGTGCTGGCCGAACACGAGGCCGTCGCCGAGGGCGCCGTCGTCGGGATCCCGGACGAGCGGCGCAACGAAGTGCCGAAGGCCTACGTCGTCACCACACCGGGCGTCGAAGCCGGCGAAGACGTCACGGGCGAGGAGATTACGGAGTACTTCCTCGACAAGGTCGCCTCCTACAAACACCCCCGCGAGGTCGAGTTCATCGAGGAACTGCCACGTACTACCTCCGGCAAAATCCAGAAGTACAAGCTCGAGGAGCGAACGGAGGGGTAA